One window of the Acaryochloris sp. CCMEE 5410 genome contains the following:
- a CDS encoding phosphoribosyltransferase codes for MADLYVSWSEYHQHIEKLAVQIYRSGWSFNQIICLARGGLRVGDLLSRIYQQPLAILATASYGGATGQDRHQLTVSQALTMTTTNLGSRILLVDDLVDSGITLEQTLIWLQQRYGDGIADLRTAVLWYKACSRIKPHFYVDYLPENPWIHQPFESYEKTDIEALSQTHPAIDLPAPRASCN; via the coding sequence ATGGCAGATCTCTACGTATCTTGGTCAGAGTATCATCAGCACATTGAAAAACTGGCAGTCCAAATCTATCGTTCAGGCTGGTCATTCAATCAAATTATCTGTTTAGCACGGGGCGGTTTACGGGTTGGCGATTTACTCTCTCGCATTTATCAACAGCCATTAGCCATATTAGCCACCGCTTCCTATGGGGGAGCCACCGGGCAAGACCGCCATCAGCTGACCGTCAGCCAAGCCCTCACAATGACGACCACAAACCTGGGAAGCCGCATTTTACTCGTTGATGACCTAGTGGATTCTGGTATCACCCTTGAACAAACGCTAATCTGGCTCCAACAACGGTATGGTGATGGGATTGCAGACTTACGCACTGCTGTGTTGTGGTACAAAGCTTGTTCTAGAATCAAACCCCATTTTTATGTGGACTATTTACCCGAGAATCCGTGGATCCATCAGCCCTTTGAAAGCTATGAGAAGACTGATATAGAAGCATTAAGCCAGACACATCCTGCGATAGATTTACCAGCCCCAAGGGCATCCTGTAATTAG
- a CDS encoding DUF2808 domain-containing protein has translation MPPLTSNQAVAWGANLATTVLLGSLLQTSAQAIELADGTTYFANVPRLENARTTYSSARVFGATYYFTLHVPDDAGEPLRRVMFNQQEGVDPISFNLKRTQAYRNKQKKQLLPIAAASTDEKGAISIFFDPPISPGTTVTIGLRPYRNPRSSGVYLFGVTAFPQGEQAYGQFLGYGRLHFYDHFRWPSYWGH, from the coding sequence ATGCCACCACTCACTTCTAATCAGGCCGTTGCCTGGGGGGCCAATTTAGCTACGACTGTGTTGTTAGGGAGTCTTTTGCAGACTTCAGCACAAGCCATTGAACTCGCCGATGGAACAACGTATTTTGCCAATGTTCCTCGCCTAGAAAATGCTCGGACCACCTACAGCAGTGCCCGTGTCTTTGGAGCGACGTATTACTTTACGTTGCATGTTCCAGACGATGCTGGTGAGCCACTTCGGCGCGTGATGTTTAATCAGCAAGAAGGGGTAGACCCGATATCCTTTAATCTCAAGCGCACTCAAGCCTATCGGAATAAGCAGAAGAAACAACTCCTACCCATAGCCGCAGCTTCTACAGATGAGAAGGGCGCAATCTCGATATTTTTCGACCCACCTATCTCTCCAGGAACGACTGTCACTATTGGTTTGCGTCCCTATCGAAATCCCCGATCGAGTGGCGTTTATCTCTTTGGGGTCACAGCCTTTCCTCAGGGAGAACAAGCTTATGGTCAGTTTTTAGGCTATGGCCGACTCCATTTTTATGATCACTTTCGATGGCCCTCCTATTGGGGGCATTGA
- a CDS encoding Dps family protein produces the protein MQAPPINIGISENDRQHIAEGLSRLLADTYTLYLKTHNFHWNVTGPMFQTLHLMFEAQYNELSLAVDAVAERIRTLGFPAPGTYKEYSQLTSIEEAEGVPTAEEMIKELVAGQEAVVRTARSVFPLADAANDEPTADLLTQRMQTHEKTAWMLRSLLN, from the coding sequence ATGCAAGCACCTCCTATCAATATCGGTATTTCAGAAAACGATCGTCAACACATTGCTGAGGGTTTATCCCGTCTCCTCGCCGATACTTACACCCTCTATCTCAAAACACATAATTTCCATTGGAACGTTACGGGCCCCATGTTCCAAACCCTTCACTTAATGTTTGAAGCACAATATAACGAGCTATCACTCGCTGTAGACGCCGTTGCTGAACGCATTAGAACCTTGGGATTCCCAGCTCCAGGGACCTATAAAGAATATAGCCAACTGACTTCTATTGAAGAAGCAGAGGGAGTTCCCACTGCTGAAGAGATGATCAAAGAACTCGTTGCAGGCCAAGAGGCCGTCGTTCGTACTGCTCGATCTGTATTTCCACTAGCAGATGCGGCAAATGATGAGCCTACCGCTGATCTGCTCACTCAGCGAATGCAGACTCATGAAAAGACAGCTTGGATGCTACGGAGTTTGCTGAACTAG
- a CDS encoding ParB N-terminal domain-containing protein, with protein sequence MARILDLPLQSIRRPLYRQNDQQRVEALMVSIAEIGLQTPIEVLEVEGQYYGFSGCHRFEACTRLGHQTIRCCVRRAPRSVLQRHLA encoded by the coding sequence ATGGCTCGCATCCTAGACCTCCCCCTTCAATCCATTCGTCGCCCCCTTTATCGGCAAAATGATCAGCAGCGAGTCGAAGCCTTAATGGTCTCCATTGCAGAAATTGGTCTGCAAACTCCGATTGAAGTCCTAGAAGTTGAAGGTCAATATTACGGGTTCTCAGGATGCCATCGTTTTGAAGCCTGTACTCGATTGGGACATCAGACCATTCGCTGTTGTGTTCGCCGTGCCCCACGCTCAGTACTCCAGCGACATTTAGCCTAA
- a CDS encoding Gfo/Idh/MocA family protein, which yields MSAEHASQSAIGVAVVGTGFGQKVHIPAFRDFPGTQLLAVYNRDADKASAIASANNIPFASNNLAEILGRPDIQGVSISTPPFQHYEMAEMVLNSGKHLFLEKPTTLNAGDARKLYHLMQKQNLQATLNFEFRFVPAWMQLKTLLTQNYVGQTRLIKIDWLVPGRADPNRPWSWHASKELGGGSLGALASHTFDYVAWLFGPVKRLCARLITTIPARPDPDSSKAKLVDADDTCVLMLELQDGCTCQINISATTYAGRGHWVEVYGDRGTLVLGSQNPKDYIHGFQLQGSQSGAELQDLPISDWLQFKQTYPDGRIAPTMRVVEHWVEMIQKGQATAPSLKEGIYSQLLMDLAHQSHHQAAWVDVPDIDSFLAES from the coding sequence ATGTCAGCTGAACACGCTTCTCAATCTGCAATCGGTGTCGCCGTCGTCGGTACTGGGTTTGGTCAAAAGGTTCATATCCCCGCTTTTCGAGATTTTCCTGGGACCCAGCTCTTGGCGGTCTATAACCGAGATGCCGATAAAGCATCTGCGATCGCATCCGCAAACAACATCCCCTTTGCCTCTAATAACCTAGCTGAGATCCTGGGAAGACCCGATATACAGGGGGTTAGCATCTCAACCCCTCCCTTCCAGCACTACGAGATGGCAGAGATGGTGCTCAACTCCGGCAAACATTTATTTCTGGAAAAACCGACCACCCTTAATGCCGGGGATGCTCGCAAACTTTATCACCTGATGCAAAAGCAAAACTTGCAGGCAACCCTCAACTTTGAGTTTCGATTTGTGCCAGCCTGGATGCAGCTCAAAACCTTACTCACCCAAAACTACGTAGGTCAAACCCGACTGATCAAGATCGACTGGCTCGTCCCAGGACGGGCTGATCCGAATCGCCCTTGGAGTTGGCATGCTAGCAAAGAATTAGGGGGTGGCTCTCTAGGTGCATTGGCCTCCCATACCTTCGATTATGTTGCCTGGTTATTTGGGCCAGTAAAGCGGCTCTGTGCCCGACTAATCACCACAATTCCTGCTCGCCCTGATCCGGACAGTAGCAAAGCAAAGCTTGTGGATGCCGATGATACTTGCGTTTTGATGTTGGAGCTGCAAGATGGCTGTACTTGCCAGATTAATATTAGTGCGACGACCTATGCCGGTCGCGGACATTGGGTAGAAGTCTACGGAGATCGGGGCACCTTAGTTCTCGGTAGCCAAAATCCCAAGGACTATATCCACGGCTTCCAGTTACAAGGGAGTCAGTCTGGTGCTGAGTTACAAGACCTTCCTATCTCCGATTGGCTGCAATTTAAACAAACCTATCCTGACGGTCGAATTGCCCCAACCATGAGAGTCGTCGAGCATTGGGTAGAAATGATTCAAAAAGGTCAAGCCACCGCTCCCTCCCTCAAGGAAGGGATCTATTCACAACTGCTCATGGACTTGGCTCACCAGTCTCATCACCAAGCAGCCTGGGTGGATGTTCCCGACATAGACAGCTTCTTAGCAGAGTCCTAG